A window from Micromonospora profundi encodes these proteins:
- a CDS encoding GGDEF domain-containing protein encodes MSKSDARSTDRGDLLRTTATIVIVAILATAPVAFLTSYGHPAAGVLVAVIAMQSWIPVGIIAKTRHIRQQRRLAAAQTREEELEGRVAAGAALEEQLRRELLAAQTDPLTGLPNRTLAERAIAAASAVAAPLTIAFADADGLHTVNANGGHAAGDQYLKAIAVRLLHAAASVSAGAQVSRTGGDEFMILVPRADATALRDAIRVALVRPVIVAGRRMQLRVSVGIALSSGGNARYALAQADAAMFTAKRAGNQTLIYNANRDGVPELDGTRPRVRRRDVEPDRDTAARATDGTTPTTRLVCSLDEAATIANALWLAYDRWAAVLQAEPNDSAASTAPVETIDVTPTAEGLDRTAAFAEAEMAKYAGLARRISAAIDAASEHS; translated from the coding sequence ATGTCTAAATCCGATGCGCGATCCACCGACAGAGGTGATCTGCTTCGCACGACCGCCACGATCGTCATCGTCGCGATCCTCGCGACCGCGCCAGTTGCCTTCCTGACGTCCTACGGCCATCCCGCGGCGGGGGTACTTGTTGCCGTCATCGCCATGCAGAGCTGGATCCCTGTTGGCATCATCGCGAAGACCCGGCACATCCGGCAACAACGGAGACTCGCTGCGGCCCAAACCCGCGAGGAAGAACTGGAAGGTCGAGTTGCCGCCGGTGCCGCCCTTGAGGAGCAGCTGCGGCGAGAACTCCTAGCGGCCCAAACCGATCCGCTCACTGGACTACCCAACCGGACCCTCGCTGAGCGGGCCATCGCCGCCGCCAGTGCGGTGGCTGCACCGCTGACCATCGCCTTCGCCGACGCCGACGGCCTTCACACGGTCAACGCCAATGGCGGACACGCCGCAGGCGACCAATACCTGAAGGCCATCGCCGTCCGACTGCTCCACGCCGCCGCCTCCGTCAGCGCTGGGGCGCAGGTTTCTCGTACCGGAGGCGATGAATTCATGATCCTCGTGCCTCGCGCGGACGCCACGGCCCTGCGCGACGCGATCCGCGTGGCCCTTGTTAGACCAGTGATCGTCGCAGGACGGCGGATGCAACTTCGGGTCAGCGTCGGCATCGCCCTTAGCAGCGGTGGTAACGCCCGGTACGCCTTAGCCCAGGCCGACGCTGCCATGTTCACCGCCAAGCGTGCGGGCAACCAGACGCTCATCTACAACGCCAACCGTGACGGCGTGCCGGAGCTCGACGGCACCCGACCTCGGGTGCGCCGCCGGGATGTCGAACCCGACCGTGACACGGCGGCCCGGGCGACCGACGGCACTACCCCGACGACGAGGCTGGTCTGCTCGCTGGACGAGGCGGCCACCATCGCGAACGCCCTTTGGCTCGCCTACGACCGGTGGGCGGCCGTGCTCCAGGCCGAGCCGAACGATTCCGCGGCATCCACTGCACCGGTCGAGACGATCGACGTAACACCCACCGCCGAAGGACTCGACCGTACGGCTGCTTTCGCGGAAGCAGAGATGGCCAAGTACGCGGGACTGGCTCGGCGCATATCAGCGGCCATCGACGCCGCCAGCGAGCACTCGTGA